From Candidatus Syntrophoarchaeum caldarius, the proteins below share one genomic window:
- a CDS encoding Ribosomal protein L5 has translation MENVMQEVLIDKLVVNMGVGESGIRLNNGEKILKEITGQTPVRTISKRTRQPFNIKKGESIGCKVTLRKERAENFLRNALAIHENMISDYQFDETGGFSFGIEEHTDFEGMEYDPDIGIFGMDVSVSLRRRGYRVARRKQNRRKIPARHKVTREDAMKFLEDVFGVTIVEWE, from the coding sequence ATGGAAAACGTGATGCAGGAAGTTCTTATCGATAAACTCGTTGTGAATATGGGTGTTGGCGAGAGTGGGATTCGCCTCAACAACGGAGAGAAGATACTCAAAGAGATCACGGGGCAGACGCCAGTCAGGACGATCTCAAAGAGGACGAGGCAACCATTCAACATAAAGAAGGGTGAATCGATTGGATGCAAGGTTACACTCAGGAAAGAGCGGGCTGAAAACTTTTTGAGGAACGCACTTGCCATCCATGAAAATATGATCTCCGATTACCAGTTCGATGAGACCGGTGGCTTTTCATTTGGAATAGAGGAACATACCGATTTTGAAGGAATGGAGTATGATCCTGATATCGGAATATTTGGCATGGATGTTTCTGTATCTCTTAGAAGAAGAGGTTACAGGGTTGCAAGGCGTAAACAGAACCGCAGAAAGATTCCAGCAAGACATAAAGTTACGCGGGAAGATGCAATGAAATTCCTTGAAGATGTCTTTGGTGTCACGATCGTTGAATGGGAGTGA